In the genome of Desulfobulbaceae bacterium, one region contains:
- a CDS encoding glycosyltransferase family 4 protein, whose amino-acid sequence MINILHTIDTTGPGGAETVFVNLVKGLDAHHFKSIAVIRGPGWVCRALQGIGIEPIFVQSKGGFNFHYLLELVKIIRKHKIDLVQSHLLGSNLYCSLAGMICRVPVVSTFHGFVDSSGNDRLMSLKTRLINAGSRKIVFVSDRLREHFVLRYGFSAEKSITIYNGVDTCLFKPQRDEEIRKELGIGPEHILIGALGNIRPAKGYEYFLKAARLVYDKNPDCRFVITGEGSGLLYESLLTLRKDLGLGGVFFFLGFREDTAKLLNNLNIFLLSSISEGFSISTIEAMACKVPVVVTRSGGPEEIVSNGVNGITVDCDEHEIANGIFKLIENSDTIKYIINNSYTAVNGKFSLKKMIETYQCTYNYL is encoded by the coding sequence ATGATTAACATTCTCCATACCATAGATACGACCGGTCCAGGTGGAGCGGAGACGGTCTTTGTCAACTTGGTCAAGGGTCTGGATGCTCATCATTTTAAATCAATTGCCGTAATTCGTGGGCCCGGATGGGTCTGTAGAGCCTTGCAGGGAATCGGTATCGAACCGATTTTTGTTCAATCAAAGGGCGGATTTAATTTTCACTATCTTTTGGAATTAGTAAAGATTATCCGGAAACATAAAATAGACCTTGTGCAGTCCCACCTCCTAGGTTCGAACCTCTATTGTAGCCTTGCCGGCATGATCTGTCGCGTGCCGGTAGTTTCCACGTTCCACGGATTTGTAGACAGTAGTGGCAATGATCGCTTGATGTCGCTCAAAACTCGTCTCATTAATGCTGGTTCCAGGAAAATAGTTTTTGTCTCGGATCGACTTCGGGAGCATTTTGTCCTGCGCTATGGATTTTCAGCAGAAAAATCAATTACCATTTACAATGGAGTGGATACCTGTCTCTTTAAGCCGCAAAGGGATGAAGAAATCAGGAAAGAACTTGGCATTGGCCCTGAACATATTCTCATCGGTGCGCTTGGCAATATTCGTCCAGCCAAGGGGTATGAATATTTTCTCAAGGCTGCGCGGCTTGTTTACGATAAAAATCCTGACTGTCGCTTTGTCATCACAGGGGAAGGGTCTGGTTTGCTGTATGAGTCACTTCTTACCCTACGAAAAGATCTTGGCCTCGGGGGCGTTTTTTTCTTCCTTGGCTTCCGAGAAGATACGGCAAAACTGCTAAACAATTTAAACATTTTTTTATTGTCTTCTATCTCAGAAGGATTCTCTATTTCCACTATTGAGGCTATGGCCTGCAAGGTGCCAGTAGTCGTTACTCGTAGCGGTGGCCCTGAGGAAATTGTTTCTAATGGGGTGAATGGGATTACGGTGGACTGTGATGAACATGAAATAGCAAATGGTATTTTTAAATTGATTGAGAATAGCGATACAATAAAATACATCATTAATAATTCCTACACAGCTGTTAATGGAAAATTTAGCCTGAAGAAAATGATAGAAACTTATCAATGTACCTATAATTACTTGTGA
- a CDS encoding glycosyltransferase, with amino-acid sequence MKILWLSHLIPYPPKGGVLQRSYNLVKEISRYHEVDLLAFNQKELIGPLFESVSAGVEEARIALSVLCRRLSFFEIASDCSTYGAYTLALKSLFHEPYNINWLKSKAFAATMTSWLEQEKYDLVHFDTISLVPFFSLLPPVIATTLDHHNIESHMLLRRSARETNVLKRLYFWQEGVRLAGYERRYCPQFSLNITCSDIDKKRLLGLAPQSKVLSIPNGVDLDFFKPVGLPIHPNRLIFVGTMNWYPNVEAVLYIADNLWPRLKKMHPNLTFDVIGANPPDKIRSLADRFADFHIHGFVDDVRPFIETATVYVCPIRDGGGTKLKILDAMAMAKAVVAHPVACEGINVTHDKNILLADDDTSFINHIDSLLNTEDRRYALGMAARKLIEQYYGYHAIGEQLSNAYRDCVWGTGA; translated from the coding sequence ATGAAAATATTATGGCTTTCACATTTAATCCCTTATCCCCCAAAGGGAGGGGTGCTGCAGCGCAGTTATAATTTGGTGAAAGAAATTTCTCGTTACCATGAAGTTGATCTGCTAGCCTTTAATCAAAAGGAATTGATCGGCCCTTTATTTGAATCAGTGTCAGCAGGAGTGGAAGAGGCGAGGATTGCATTAAGTGTATTGTGCCGACGTTTGAGTTTTTTTGAGATTGCTAGCGATTGTTCAACATATGGCGCCTACACGCTTGCTCTGAAAAGTTTGTTTCATGAACCTTATAATATAAATTGGCTAAAATCAAAGGCGTTTGCCGCCACAATGACAAGTTGGTTAGAGCAAGAGAAGTATGATTTGGTGCATTTTGATACCATCAGCCTAGTACCATTTTTTTCATTGCTCCCCCCTGTCATCGCCACCACTCTTGATCACCATAATATCGAGTCGCACATGCTCTTGCGTCGCTCAGCCAGAGAGACAAACGTGTTGAAGCGTCTTTATTTTTGGCAAGAAGGAGTTCGTTTGGCCGGATATGAGCGCCGTTATTGTCCTCAATTTTCATTGAATATCACCTGCTCTGACATTGATAAAAAGCGACTCCTAGGCCTTGCGCCACAATCAAAAGTACTCTCTATCCCTAACGGGGTTGATTTAGATTTTTTCAAACCAGTCGGGTTACCAATTCATCCAAACCGGTTGATTTTTGTTGGCACCATGAATTGGTACCCAAATGTAGAAGCTGTGCTGTACATCGCTGATAACCTATGGCCGCGTCTCAAGAAAATGCATCCAAATCTCACTTTTGATGTAATAGGCGCGAATCCGCCAGATAAGATTCGCTCATTAGCCGACCGTTTTGCCGATTTCCATATTCACGGTTTTGTTGATGATGTTCGGCCTTTTATTGAAACGGCAACTGTTTATGTCTGCCCGATTCGTGACGGAGGAGGAACAAAACTAAAAATTCTTGATGCTATGGCCATGGCAAAAGCTGTAGTGGCTCACCCCGTGGCTTGTGAAGGTATTAACGTCACACATGATAAAAATATTTTGTTAGCGGACGACGACACATCATTTATCAACCATATTGATTCGTTGCTAAACACAGAAGATAGAAGGTATGCGTTAGGGATGGCGGCGAGAAAATTGATTGAGCAGTATTATGGTTACCATGCAATCGGTGAACAATTATCCAATGCTTACCGAGATTGTGTGTGGGGGACGGGAGCCTAA